TtttcttgaaatttttttctaactatcctttaaatatattctagtaaatttaataaattattagataatacgATCTAGAGAACGgagttaaagaaataatactaaatacaaaaaactaacttgaaacttttaacACAATTAGAACCATTGTCTGTTGTTGAATTAGTAATTTTGTGATTGATGTCCAATTCTGTATAAACTGACTCCATAGATTTTGCTAAAACATCATATGAATGCTTTTCTTTTAAACGTTTCATTGCAAGTAGACACGAAACTCTTAggtaaatcatttttgtttaaccAATGCATAGTTACAATACCAATATAGGAtctgaaacaatttttttttagatacatttttccTGCTATACCCAAGATGTAGAACtctaaatgcaatattttgaataatatttaaaatatactatactctGTTCAAAATAAGAAACGCCTTTGATGGCAAGTTTCTGTGCATGGGCATGGTTTCACTAACACTGGGTCAGTCGGACCGAGTTGGtagaataggtaaataatggGCGTCATTCGGGTGGCGACGAAAACTGGTCGCCACCGTAGGCCTTTCTTATTTTGAACAcagtatagatatataatattataggtacctaccgagttacttatatataaagagtatagattataatatctattatttttgtttaaattcttactttttgaaaattgaccAACAATCAGCTGTAGTAGAAATATGTTTGACCAAACTTAAttcctttttaaaatttgttaacatGGAATACATTAGAATTTATCCTTTTCATTAATGTAAGACATGGCTCATatgtttaacttaaaatatcctatttgtaaaatagatttaaattcaGGATATTCTAATAACGAAAATGGCAAACACTGGTTAATGATCAACTCTTGAATCGTTCTAGCCAACTccgctgaaaaaaaaaatcaatgaaaaaaatgtaggtacttaactgttattttcaattattaattataaaatttacctaccttgtgttgtattgtttttagattctatattatatacttttttttttgcatggATAAACTttcttataatgttaattgtacatttgacagttttgattcattttttaaattattagtttcaatttgaatttaagaAGAACTTGCATCAGATATATCATTAACTAATGCACTGCCATTATGATCATAGAGTTTTATTGAGTTGTGTTTGTGTTGTgtctagaaaaataattaaataaatataaaaaaacattggtAGAGGTacttgacaaaatatatttctgatGTTTTTACTTAGGCATAACTTGagcatatttttgtttaaactaaaattaacaagAACCTTTTTTATAGGAAATccgaaataatttaagtaggtattgtcGCGATTTAAGATTTACAGGTTACTTAACGgagcatttatttatgatttccaTTGTTTTTCTTCGATTATGGCCTGTAAGAAGCACACCTGGCGCCCAAATGgtcattaatattgttaaatatctCATTTtatgagaatatttttattttgccatGGGCGATGACCAGACCACACAgaattcttataatttgaattggtGGTATCCATATTCAGAGTTTGGATATtccttattacttattagctaTTGGTATAGCAAATTATAATCACAAAGATATAACAGTTACTAGTTACTATTACAAATTCTTGAAGTGGTTCAGAACAACAAACATATCTGGTTTATCCTTttctttaatttcattaaagtaCTGAATTTTTCTCTTTTAGAAGACGTTAAatgtacttttaattttttatcattattcagatgatattttttcattttaattataaacttaagtcTTTTACACCATAACCAtacatcactataatatattataaattataatataatataaataaaaaaattaatgtataatatattaatatgtgtagttaattattttactttataaatgtttatgattagttaccttttataatttttactgtaataaaGCAATTTTTATGTTTCCAGTGTCcattaaaatcaacaaattgAGGACCAAACAaagcttttatattttcacttttttatcCCTCTGCATACTTTTAttctatcaaatttaattaaatttgaaactcTTTCTAAACTGCAAGTACTTGAGgttatactacaataattatcaatttgatGATTCCATCTTCActccatttatataaaaacaaggttcaaaatctatataaaaaaaaaaaatatctaattttaataaaattagaaaaacattgaattataaatttcaaaatataatttatgtggtgagagtgtatatatttattttaattatttgattaagaATATGTTGCATTAAAACTTACTACTTTTCTACAACTCGTGTCTTACATACATTAAATGGACTTAgagtaaaataagtttttaatattattgatttattatgttttgtaacaTCACAAAACCAATTACTTGTTGATTGAACTCAATTTTTCAATCATGCTGGTTTCTTCAACTATTACCTCAGATACATCATAATGGACTATAAAGTCATCAGCcaactgaaataaattaaacatttttaatattgcttgtataaattatggaagtttaatgtaaaacataCTTCTATACATTGTCGCTTAGGACTTggtggttttatatttaagtataacacatttcttttttgaatacaataattatgttcttCCAAAATTGAAGTTACTAATGTATCATTAACCttgaataaacattatatatttaaaataaactatttcataatattcttaaacaaACCTTATCACAGATATTATAAGCTAAGTCAGATGGAAAAATTGAAGGAATGACCCCTTTTTTCAGCTTTGGCTGTCTAAGACAgatctgataaaaaaaagtatacataaaatatgtattgagaGATAAGACTACAAGAgtagttattttcaaataacaaatacaataaattattatttatttacttaccgAATACTGACTAGAACCTTCACCTGATGTCCaagtagatataatatcatttggGTTAAAATGATGAGCACAAACTCGAGAGTTTCTTTTCAAAACAAtgccaaattttttttcccaaGCATTACGCTCATTTTGTGGGACTCCAAATTTACTGGTTGAGCTTTGTTGGCAACCAGGGACACAACATTTATTGGATaccatacttaatatttaataaatatatatcaaataataaaatttcagattttctatataactatacaaactataaattataataattatattaattattagtataaaatataataccataaacAGCATACACAGTTTGcctccaaaatatttaatatatagtttagatTCTATATACTGAGAGCGCTAGCTGTCCTTCTTCCTATGGTACACACACAGAATTTATATCTGTGGATGCACAGCTGATTTTTGGGATTAAACGGTGGGCACGTCCACTCTGGAGAccaatttcttatttattaaatattaattaatatttctaccCGACGTTGAGTGACCTGTATTTCTTAAATCGTGGGTATTGTCGACGGCCATCACAGGTATATTGATATATCTGTGATGGCCACTGACTCGTTGGCAGATAAATTGAGACGGCGGTTGCGACGCTTATCAGTAGGTGTAGCCCAAACTAGTCGTAGTGTGTTTCGACCGCGCGTCACTCACTTCGCcaatttgtttgttaaaaatatatgaaaataaacgaCTCTGCCAACAATGATTTAATAGATTATTGTGATATGGTATggaatatactaatatagatGGATATTTACTTATTCACGCCAGTATAATTGTGTTCGtatacttttgtattttaagtacGGACAACCACTGGTTTTTCGTTATCgcgctgccgccgccgccacacTATCAGCTGGCAACGACTGTATCATTGTCGTGCGGACGGGCGGAGCAAGGAATGCAAGTACACCACCTGTGGCTTTACAACCTAGTGTTTGTAATAgaaacaaattgtttattcGATTATGTAACTAATTGTAAATCTTTtggattttgaaattaatcaattcaaaaaaataaaaatggcatTTAACATATGTTTTCTTATTAACTATCGTACACTTGCATTTATTGTAATCACGGTTATATTTCAATCAGTTTACATAAAACTGTGGTTCACAGATGTAtagaataaactattttttattctatatatctGTGCtgtggttatattattaagtttaaataagtttcaaGGTTCTcattgttatacaattttgtttttaaattcacaataaaaattaacaaacacatcgttttatttgttacattaaatagaaaatatataataaagaatggATAGGCCATATTTTATTAGGAGCGTACAGGAAATACACAGGTCATCGGGTCACGGTACGCATGCGTAATATGGTATCAAGCGCGTAACTCAAATATAAGATAACATTGATaacatattgattaaaaatgttgtaaaatataataaattgtgtatttgatatttgtcAAATTAGTCAAAGgcaggtatattttaaatgtaagtgttatgtaataattaatgaacaataaaatacgaatGTTCATTATCGTGATCTTTTAaaaccacattttttttatgtaataatgtatcatttaggttttttatttcatccgAAGTGGGTCGTGttacagtatatttatttagttggtTTGAACCGTTAATTTTTGGTTGAGaagactaatttttttattagcgggTTCTTTCGGTTCTGTTTTGTgtggaattatttaattttcatttgataaaacattgataaatGCAGTTATGGTGTCTAATTTTTGCATTGTGACTTTAGGATGTTCGAGATTATAAACACcttgaattaaattacttgaatgtattgatttgtttttaaatctgaTATCAAGTATTCTGTATGTTCTCacttatttgtatactttttatgtGTACTTTCATTTCTTTGCTTATGTTTGATGTTCTGTTGCAGGAGTTAATtctataattgatatatttgtattacattaatataattattatagatcagATATCAGTACACAATACATATCATCAGTGATAATTCGGAAATTTTCATCGattacgtttttatattatgtcactTGTAGATATTGAACTTTCTCTCTTCCTCAAAAATGACCACAACCTCTTATgaagcttataatatttattgtaaatcacACCAAACATTTCCAATATTTTAGGTGCaggaaaacattttgaatgatGTCGAAAATAATAGAGGTAACAAAAGCTAAGGTTTATATTGGGCactttattaacataaaatatgtaaaacatatacaaaatatatatgacaaaaaaaaaattaatataaaaatcaaaatcagaAATTTACAATAGTTTGAatcattagaaattattaaacagaGTAATTACATTAGATTCAGATGattcgtttaaaatatcttcGACGTTCACAACAATATCTTTTTCAATATTGAGAATACTTAATTCACTAAACGGGTCTTGATACATAGTAgaccttaaaatttaatttaatatctattgatCCTTTGCATTGCTGAAAAATATCTCTCACAAGTAGATGAGCTGACTGATAATGTGACTGCTActtgaaaaagttaaaatacacTTTGAAAAAAGTGGTGCAAGACTttccttaaaatatttgaattcatGGTTTCCATGTGAAACCTGTCTCATCACAGCCATTTAAAGCTTTATACTTTCAGTTGTTATTTCTAAAACATCCtaaataaaccaataatcaataattataaatattacatttaaaatattattttgaattaattaccTTATAATGGTCAATTAAAAATGAGCCTCCTTCAAAAtccaatttcattaaattatcaattgatGTAGCAATCTGAAAATTTTCAGCTGAAAATCTTTTttccatattaataataattgcatctACGATGgagaaaaaagtttttttttttccaatatgaCTTTACATCCTTTATCCCAATAAGGTTATCATCGGCTCCTGTTATTGTAGTAACATCAACATCTTGGAGATATGTAGGTTCTTTTTTACTTCTCTTTAATTGTCCTaagaattagaaaaatatatgttatactgCAGatattctaagtatttttactaGTAGTGGAGgtatttgttcaaatattGTTGTCATTgcaaaattttatgatattatcccAAAGCTCATTGAAGCAATGACCAgaccaacaatttttttgttaagtgtttattatgtcttttttttaaactgaacacttaatatattaactatttttaatacttgacttagaataaataagtgtaaaacaaacttaaaatttttaatggttGCAAGAACACCTAAaacatgttaattaaaaataaagttaagttattaaaactaattgaaatattaaaatataaattataccaatGACTTGTGCCATGTTTTTAGATTCTTCAACTTCTATTTCCTCAGTTAAAACACATTCTATGGTTTTAAAGTTGTTTAAAACAGCatcataactttttaattgacATATCCATTGTGTATAGCTCAGttgttcaatttttgtttttttttttaaatttaattttttttgcatttcaaTTAACTTAGTATTGGTGGTTgggtaagaaaaataaacatacacgGCTTGTAGTCCATTGAAAACATTTCTATTGCCCTACAATATGATTAGatgaatttaacatttatatacaaacaaactCTTCAgctttatatattagtatagatttatatatacacaatttttacCTTAACACGTTTGCAAATATTGACTATAACTAGGTTaagttcatttaaaatttaatttaatttaaaatttgattatgattaaaagatctacaattctaattttatattttaatagttacctTTATTGAGAGATTCCTCGTTTTCACGGTGCCCACAGAAAGAAATACTTTGACGTCCAAAATaaagacaaaatatatcaatcaaacatttaatatattcacgATTTtcctgtatatatttttggtgaGCAGTTGATATTTTATCTACTACACTGCCACTGTATTTAAATGCATGAAACATTTTCCCCCGCTAgccactaataatttttatttagattttttaagtaattttcttaaacattttgaaaaaagcgCTCTAGGTTCGTGGAACCTTGAAGTGATTTTTGCGGAACCCCAGGGTTCTGTGGAACACAGTTTATAAAAGActgatatattgtattaacgtAACCCTCCCCcgaaatttttttctagttgTGCCACTGTTGTTAACTCCCATAAAATCTCCAGCAGTAAGATGGTTGCATATAATCTTAGAGCCAAATGTAGTTTTTCATGAATGGGCGTATTAAGgcattatttctaaaattgagAAATAACATTTCGATTTAGAACTGATAATAGACAAGTAACAGACGGgtcactataaaattatttaaatttaccagTCGGattataaagatatttgaTCGCTTATAAATCCTAACACTTGTATAACTATATCTTTTGAAATTCTGAACCTTGCTCGAAAATCTTCCATTAGGTATCTCAGATGTTCATATGATCGAGTCGTACACGAATCGTGTAATCTGACGTTACAGGTAGTTGATAAAATTGACGATTTCTTGTCATCGTTGTACATTAAATGGGtacattaaaatgaatagaGTACAATACACGATAGTGTCGTGCCGTAAAATATCGCGCGATATTTCGAAAACAGTTGCGTGCACCTTGACTTTACCGCGTGCTAAAATAACGCCCGTGTATTCTCAGCCTTAGACATACACGTACCTACCGATCAACTATAAGGATAgagaattattatgattataatattattgtcaatatagcttcaacgaaaacaatattattttttattgatgtcattttttttttttttgaaaaatcattagTAAAACGGTCTTgatggtatttaaattttgttaaaaatgctTTTAACAGATACTcagaattcttaaaaataggtacttaaaacattatctttggaataccattaaaattctttaaaataacaactatCTATACGAATAATTTACAAGATTGTTCCTCGTATGATAgttgttacatatttttataatttttttctgcaTGGTCTCTATATTTAACACCCTCATAGTATTTCCCGCGATTAGTTGTGTTATATCTGTAACTGTATAAAGATCTTTTAAATGACTCGTAAATGTTCTCATAGTGTCTGGGACACAACTCGTATAACGTACATTGTATTTCGGTTATCTCGtatttatggaaaaatatCCAATCCaagtgattataattattctcaaattatcatatttttatcaataaaatgaacaactataatacctattatattatagaagagTATCAACAATCAGTTCGGTTTCGTGAGTCGATAATAATTCATCTTCTATATACAACATAAgctgatatattatacgaatatacgatttatatataagacaacattatattaattaaaattatcaatatggctgaaaaaatgttcaatctAAACATTCTAAACTATTCGTTTATacgtttagtaataatatataatatatataatatatatataggtcaaTTTAGATAGACTCGAAGAGCTGCTGCAGCGAGTCGCGTGAGTCGTTTTGatattgctataataatataataatatttttaagtttcgtAAGTTTTGTATACCGCCATAGTCCGTACTGATATCGTGATAACAAAGTTAAATCAATCCGTTTTTCATAAAACGAGTGATGTTACGCGGAAGTTCCtgcatattgtaaatattcgaATAATCTTTGTATACGCGTCGCGATTTGGAAGAAACTCTTATAGTTTATTGTACGcagaaaaaatagaataaaataagggAGACCGGCAAAGTCGTATAATGTTGGCGGATCcgattcattttataaatcgtGATTCCACAAGATTTgtttgtaacaatattattgtcaatgtttgtatgtaataggtacatatacttGCGTGGGCGCGCACTCacgcatttttatattatataaacacaaaagtaCAACCGtaaccaatttatttacaacCATTATCAACGAAATacgattttagattctgagtagTGCAATGAAACTAtgtatattggttttataacaatgttttcttttctttttttgtagtGCCTACCCAGGTATAGgtagtatagtaaaaatatttatatacattcacAACACTTAGGATATGATCTGAATGTTTAATCAGATATTCAGATGTGTTAAATCGagcattcaaaaaaaaaaaaagaaaaaagggcATTTCAAGTCATATAATtaagttgttaatttttacaaaacccatccgttaaataaaatgtgatgtatattatatgttataattactacgtattataaaatactatattattatttgaaatcaattaaaatgtattttaatttgattaccactcgtataatttttacgtattattgcgtacttattattataacgtcatTAAAAAACCATAAGTTTAACTGTAAGCGTTCGTGCTATCgttaacgattttaaatgaatagaGTGTTTGGttcataaactaataattattatagttatctaATTGAATGTTGCAATATTGAAGGCTTTTGAGgggttaaaatatacattttttttatacttgtaacTGAAAAACTTTACGATCctattgttgtaattttaaaagacagataatgtattttatatgaactaaatttgaaatatggtTTAACAGTTTCTATCATAAGAATATTGCTAAAATAAGTGAACAAgatgttcaaatattaattgttgtatCATGACGATGACTAAAAAACCTGAATAACAggaggtatatttaattagaaaagtGTTCGAACTTGAAACGTATACGTACTTAGATCCCAGACCGATttctaggtaggtatactCATTTTTCGTAACTCATGATTAATGtactaaaatagttatttaacgTAGTATTAAAATGCAAAGCTATACAGAAACAACAATCCTGACAAATGATAcccaagtaaatatttatcacaacACTGAGCAAAGCTACTCAGAATGGTTCGTTAAAGATACTTACCCTCATTTGTtccttgaaataataaatttatttaaattctgatttttggaattttaagtataatatacttaagtaccatatttttcaaatacttgGTTTTTAAAGGTTTGTGTTGTGGGAAtactataacttattttttttttaaatagttttttttctaataaattgttcGACAGATGAGATTTTCGGAAATGTTGATGTTGAGATAggtaggtgtataatataaattcaaatgagTAATTTTtgggttatttaattttatgtattaaagataatagtattaaaagatTTGGAGTgcgttattatttgaaaattttagtaatttatattaatcattaatctgttaacattgtatatatatatttttttaaatggtcttatagtataataaataatattactagatctaatatgatatatttttgtaaaataatttttaaagactaTTATCCTTAGTAAGTATacccattttaataattcgaaAACTACtcatatttagatttaaatacaccgaaattttca
The DNA window shown above is from Aphis gossypii isolate Hap1 chromosome 2, ASM2018417v2, whole genome shotgun sequence and carries:
- the LOC126549866 gene encoding uncharacterized protein LOC126549866 gives rise to the protein MVSNKCCVPGCQQSSTSKFGVPQNERNAWEKKFGIVLKRNSRVCAHHFNPNDIISTWTSGEGSSQYSICLRQPKLKKGVIPSIFPSDLAYNICDKVNDTLVTSILEEHNYCIQKRNVLYLNIKPPSPKRQCIELADDFIVHYDVSEVIVEETSMIEKLSSINK